The Flaviramulus sp. BrNp1-15 genome includes the window CAAGGTGTTTTCTCCTGAATAATTTGAAAGATAAAGATCTGGGTACAAATCATTATTTAAATCACCACTTGCAACACCTTTAAAAAAGCCTATTGCGGATATACCGGCTTCTTTTGTTATATTTTTAAATGTGCCGTTACTTTGATTTAAAAAGAGTTCACATTCACTTTTTTTATTTTCAGACCACTCGTTGGCAATAAATAAGTCAACCCATCCATCAAGATTAAAATCGGACCAAACAGCTGTTTGTGTAGGGTTGAGAGAGTATATACCAGAAGCTATAGTAACATCAGTAAAAGTGCCATCACCATTATTTTTCATTAGTGAATTTGGTATTCCACCATTATTAGATAACCAAGCACCTCTTAAAATTATAAAATCTAGATAACCATCGTTGTTATAATCAGCATGCCTTAAGTTTAGTCCACCAGTAACACCTTTTAAACCTGCATCAATAGTCTTATCTATAAAACTTCCGTTTTGGTCATTTTCAAAATACTTTATTTGGTCTTGAAATCCCCATGATGAGGCTATAATATCTAAATAGCCATCTCCGTTAAAGTCATCAACACAAGTGCCTCCAGCATTTTTATTTTCAGCTACACCTAAATCCATAGCAATATCTGAAAACTTCGGAAAATTTGTTGCACTAGAAAAATAAGATTCTGGTATTCTATATTCACTAGGTACATTTTTCGGGTAAGTACCTAAAGTCATATTTGCGATGTTTAATAAGTATTGGCACTCGAGGTCGTTTGGGTTGTTCTTTAATAATTCATTTAAAATATTAATAGCTTTTTCTGCGCCTTCTTTTAACTTATGTTGTGCTTTTGGAGATATGGGTATAATACAAGATTCGTTATTATGATTGTTAAGGCAATTATCAAGTTCAGCTTTTCTTATGTAAGCAATAGCCAGTTGCTTTTTTATAACAAACAATATTTGAGATTTGTTTTTTATATTAGATTGTTCAATAGTCGATAAAACTTCGTTTAACGTAGCAATTGATTCTTCGGTTTTACCAGCATTAAGTAGTTCCATTCCATAAGTAAACAAGATATTTACTCTATCTAAACCGTTTAAATTTTGAAGTTTAGCGGCTAGAATATTTACTTTTTTGCTGTTAAGAATATATGGAACGTTTTGAACATCAATTTTTGCAACTGCTTCTTCAACTTTTTTAATCATTTCCTTGGTAGGTTCGTCTGGCTCTCCTTCTTGTATAGAAATGACTTGGTCTAGTTTAATAGATTGTTCTTTTTTTTTATTGTTGCAGTTAAAAAATAGGAGTATAAAAAAAAGCCCCAATATTACGAAGAATTTGTTTTTGTAATATTTTAGGAGCATTGTTTTAGGATTTGTTATGTTTTATTATGTAATAATTAGCTAATCCAACTTTATTCTTTCATCCCTATTCGCTAATTCCCAAGCGGTGTGAAAAATTAAACGCGTTCGCGTTTCTAAAAATTCGTAGTTAATTTTGTCTGGTGTGTCGCTAGGTCTGTGGTAATCGGCATGTGTACCATTAAAGTAGAAAATAACCGGTATATTATTTTTGGCAAAATTGTAATGATCTGAACGGTAATAAAAACGATTAGGGTCGTTATCATCATTGTAAGTATAATCAAATTCTAAATTAAAATACTCTTTATTTACCTCTTCAGAAAGGTCATGTAATTCTTTGCTTAATTTATCTGACCCAATTAAATATAAGTAGTTTTCACCGCCTTCGTGCTTTGGGTCTACACGACCAATCATATCAATATTTAAATTAGCAACAGTATTTTCTAAAGGGAAAACAGGATCTTCATTAGCATAATATCGAGAACCAAAAAGACCTATTTCTTCGCCAGTTACATGTAAAAAAAGAATAGAACGTTTGGGGCCATTTCCCTTTTTCTCAGCAGCTTTAAAAGCTTCTGCAATTTCTAAAATAGCTACAGTACCAGAGCCATCATCATCTGCACCATTATTAATATCGCCATTTTTAGAAATTCCTATATGGTCTAAATGAGCTGAAATGACTATAACTTCGTCTGGCTTTTCAGAACCTTTAATGTAAGCTAGAACATTTTCTGAGTCTTTTATACCATCACTAAAATAAGAAGCTGGAATATCTTGAAAATAATCACCTTCTGTAATTGGAGAAGGAATATTTGCAGATAAGTAATGATTTTTTATAAATTCAATTGCTTTTTTTTGTCCGGGTTCGCCAGTTTTTCTGCCTTCAAAATCATCAGATGCATAGGTGTAAAGCATATCTTTAAGCTCACTTGCTGTGATAGTTTTTGCATAAGTTTCTGGAGCAGATGATTTTTTAGACTTATTTTGAGAAGAGCTACATGATGTTATAAACAATGTAGCGCAGAGGAGAATTGCTAGATTTTTCAAACTTATAAATTTTAATTATTGGCACTATATTACGAAAATGAATTTATACGAATATGTTTTTCAATTTATTTTAACAATTCATTATCTCTATCTAAAACCAAACGGTGTTCTTTATTTGCAATTTCCCAGGCAGTAGTAAAAATAAGTTTTGTGCGTTTTTCTAATAACGGGTAATCTATTTTGTCTGGTGTATCGCTTATTTTATGGTAATCTTCATGCTCTCCATTAAAATAAAAAATAACTGGAATATCTTGAAGTGCAAAATTGTAGTGGTCTGATCTGGTGAAGTAACCATTTCGTTCTCCCTCAGCATTATATTTGTAATCTATATTAATATTAAAATAGGTGTTATTTACTTTTTCAGAGAGGTAATGAAGCTCTTTACTTAATCTATCTGAACCAATTAAATAAATATAATTTTTATTGTTTTTGTGTTTGTCATCCACACGACCAATCATATCAATGTTTAAATTAGCAACAGTGTTTTCTAAAGGAAATACAGGTTTCTTAATGTAATAAGCAGAACCTTGTTTACCTATTTCTTCTGCAGTTAAATGAAGGAATAAAATACTTCTTTTTGGTCCGTTTCCTTCATTTTTAGCTATGTTAAAAGCTTGAGCCATTTCCATTAATGCCACTGTTCCAGATCCATCGTCATCTGCACCTCGATATACTTTTCCATCTTCAGTAATACCTAAATGGTCTAAGTGAGCTGAAATAATAATAACTTCTTCAGGTTTTTCACTTCCTTTAATGAATGCTAAAACATTTTCAGAACTATTAATATCATCTGGTAAAAAGTTTGATGGTATAGTTTGATAATAATTATCTAGACCAATTGGAGCACTAATATTTTGGTTTTGATAATATGATTGTATAAACTCTGAGGCTAATTTTTGCCCAATTTCTCCAGCTTTTCTACCTTGAAACTCTTGTGAGGAAAACTTATAAAGATGCGTTCTTAATTCTTCGGTAGTTATTGTATTTACATATTTTGCAACTAAAGTGCTGTCAGATAGTTGAATACTATCTTTTAAATTTTCAATTTTTACAGTGTATTTAGGAGTGGCACAAGTGCCAACTAATGCAAAGAGAGAGAGAATACAAAATGCTTTCATAAGTATATTAAACAGGTTTTAATCCCATAAAACTTACTATTAACTCATTCTCTGGGGCAGGAAAATTTTAGTCTAGTAGCTTAATTAATAATAATAAAAGCAAATATATATATTTATAAGGAAATACTTACTATTCGATTGGAATATCTTCTAAATCAGATTCTTCAATTTCTAAGCCTTCAAGTTCTGAGTCATCAATATCTAATTCTTCTAATTCTTCAATGGCTTCTTCTTCAAGTTTAATTTCTGTAGCTTCTAAAACTTCTGTATCTGCTACTTTAGTTTCTGTAAAAATAGCTTTGTAAGTAGTTAGTGCAAGTGCAATAATTGTTAGAAGAAAACTAAATTGAATTATTTTTTTTACTTCTCCAGCCTTTTTAGATAAATAAAAGGCTATAAGGCCAAAAACTAACGCAAGTATAGCAGGAATAATGGCTAAATTTGAAACAGGTAAAACAGAAAGTAAAACAGCAAATATTGATGCAATTACCGCTAGAATAGTAAATAATTTTTTCATGATAATATTTTAATTTTTTAAACCTGAAGCAGATTTTATTTTTAATTCGCCATTACCAACAGGTATTTTAAACTTGCCATAAACAGGAATCTTATTTTCATCGGCAGTAATCCATAAAAGATTATTTTTACCCTGAAGCACATCAGACTCACTAGAGCCTATAGCTAATTTGTAACATTCTTTTCTTCCAATAGCAGTAGATATTGTTTCTTTACCCAAATATGTTATTTTTCCTCTTACTTCTTTTCTATCGAAAATTATTGGAAGAGTTTTACTAGAACCTACAGACATATTTGCAAAATCAAACAATCTTATATAATACAGTGTTGATACGATATCTTTTGTACCAGAGCTTATTGAAACACTTTTGTTTTCTACTTGGTTTTTCTTTTTTTTCTGAACAGATTTAACTGTTTTTGTTTTATGGCTAAAAGTGTACTTCATATTTTTATAATAAGTACCTTCATTAATATCTCTATTATATAAATATGGAGTTAAAGTTTTTGGGTTTACATAGCTTTCGTATAAATCTCTTATTTTGAAAAAATTATCCCATTTACTGTATGTTGTTGCCGTACATTTTAATCTTAATAATGTAGCTTTAGAGGTTTTAACAGGACTAGTTTCCATAGTAACTTGTGCTATATCTGTTAAAATTCCAGACATGTTATATGAAGCTGTGTAGGTAAGTTTTTCATTAATACCAATAGTATTGTTTTGAGCGCTTAAGTTAAGTGTAACAAGGCAAATTAATAATAGGTGTATACGTGGCATGTAATTTTGTTTTAGGTTATATAACGCATCAATTAACATTTATTGTGCCGAAAATACAATGCTTAAAATTATTATACTAATTTTTTTATTTCACCAGTTAATTTGTAAAGTAGTCGTTAGCTGACATTTATCATAGTTTTAACTCTTTAATCAAACTATTTTTACTTTAGAATCTATTTAACTGTTGAAATGAAAACTATTTTATTACCCACAGATTTTTCAAATAATTCTATTAATGCAATTAATTACGCTATAAAATTATTCGAGCATATTGCCTGTGATTTTTATATTTTAAATGTACAAAAAGCGTCTTCTTTTATTTCTGATGATATGATGACTGTTTCATCATCTGCAACTATTTACACTACTTTAGTAAGTGCCGCAAAAAAATCTATTACAAATATTATTTCTAAAATTGAAAAAACAACCAATAACAAAAACCACACATTTCATTCTATAGTAGATTACGATAATTTTGTTGATGCCATTAATCAAACCTGCCAGAAACATGATGTTGATTTAATTATTATGGGTACCAAAGGCGCTTCGGGTTTAGATAAAGTAATTTTTGGAAGCAATACAGTACGTGTTATGCAGCGATGCATTGTACCAGTTTTAGCTATTCCAGAAGGCTGCACGTTTAAAAAATTAGATACTATTGCTTTTACCAGTAGTTTTAGATCATCTTATTTTATTAAGGATTTAAAACCTTTAAAAGATCTAGTTAAATTATATAACACAAAATTAAAAATATTGCATGTTGAAGAAGACTATAATTTTAAAGAAAAACTAAATGAAAATATTAAGTTTTTTAAAGAACATTTTATTGATGTTACTTTTGATAGAATTATTTCTAATGGAAAAGATATTTACACCAGCATCCATGACTATGTGATTGAAAAGGATATAAAAATGATTGCTATGTTGAGTAAAAAACATCCTTTTTTAATTCGCTTGTTTTCTAAACACTCCGTTGAAACATTTGCTTTTAAAATTGATGTTCCGTTTTTAGTTATGCACAATTCTTAAAAAAACCAGAATTTTAAAAAGTTAAAAAATGAAAAATACATGCTTATCTGTTTTTCTGCTAGTACTAATGTTTACCAGTTGCAAAAATTCTAATAATAACCAATCTTACACAACACAGAGTCAAAACACAAATATAAAAAAGGATACGGTTCATCCAGGTGAAAAACTAATGAAAGTATATTGTTATTCGTGTCATGATGCCACTACAAGCGAAGATTTAAGATTAGGGCCGCCTATGATTGCTATTAAAAGACGTTATATTTTTAAGGATACTTCAAAAGAAGAATTTATTAACGATATACAAGAGTGGATTAAAAACCCAACTGAAAAAAACGCAAAAATGTATGGTGCAGTAAAACGTTTTGGTGTAATGTCTAAAATGTATTATCCAGAAGATATAATCGCAAAAATAGCTGATTATATGTATGATAATGACATAGAGCAACCCGAATGGTTTGAAGAGCATTACAAACAAAATATGGGCAATAGAAACCGCAATAGAGGTGGTTTTTAACTTTATTCACAAAAATATTATTTCTCTGTAACATTTTTTGATTGTATGCGTCAAATAAGTATCAATCAAAAAAATCGCCATCATGAGAGAAGATAATCAACTTTTAGTCATAACACATTTAAGTCAGTTAATAACCTTATTTACAGGTTTTGGTAGTTTATTATTACCGCTTGTGCTTTGGTTAACACAAAAAGAAAAAGTGTATCAAATGGATACACATGGTAAAAACATTGTAAACTTTCAGTTAAGCTTAATAGTTTACTGTCTTATATGTATACCTTTAATTTTATTATTCGGTTTAGGCTTATTAGGTTTTTTAATTTTAGGAATAGTATCTATTATATTTCCTATTGTAAATGCCATTAAAGCCAGTAGAGGAGAAACAGCTACTTATCCTTTCACCATTAATTTTATTAATTAGAACATAAAACTCTTTATCTCTTAATTTTATTAGTTAGTTAGTATGAGATAAAAAAAAGCTCACCATATGGTGAGCTTTTTATATATAGCTAAAGCAAAATTCTTAAATTGTTTAGTTGGTAAAATGTTGTGGTGAAAAATAAATTTTGCCTTAGCTTAAAAATTAACTATTTAACATTACAGGCATTACCAGCATAGTAATTTGTTCGCCTTCATCTAGTCCATCAACAGGTGTTAAAATACCAGCTCTATTAGGCATACTCATTTCTAATTGTACTTCATCAGAGCTTAAATTATTCAACATTTCGGTTAAAAAACGTGAATTAAAACCAATTTGCATATCATCACCTTGATAATCGCAAGTTAATCGCTCTTCTGCTTTATTACTGTAATCTATATCTTCTGCCGAAATATTAAGTTCTGCACCAGCAATTTTTAAACGTATTTGGTGTGTTGTTTTGTTAGAGAAAATACTAACACGACGTACAGAATTTAAAAATTGATTTCTGTCTATTACTAATTTATTAGGGTTTTCCTTAGGAATAACCGCTTCGTAATTTGGGTATTTACCGTCAATTAAACGACAAATTAGCTCAGAATTTTCAAAAGTAAATTTAGCGTTAGATTCGTTGTATTCAATAGTAACATCATCTTCACTAGCTGCTAAAATTCCTTTTAAAAGGGTTAAAGGTTTCTTTGGCATAATAAATTCTGCAACTTGATTTGCTTTAATATCCTCGCGTGTATATTTTACTAATTTGTGAGCATCAGTAGCCACAAAGGTTAATCCTTGTGTAGAAAACTGAAAAAATACACCACTCATTACCGGACGTAAATCATCATTTCCTGCAGCAAAAATAGTTTTGCTAATAGCAGTTGCTAGAACATCACCAGTTACAACAGTTTTACTTGGGTCTTCAAGAGCCACAGCTTTTGGGAATTCGTTACCATCGGCATAAGCTAATGCGTATTTACCGTGGTTAGAACTTATTTCTACAGTGCTATTATCTTCAACAACAAAGGTTAGAGGTTGCTCTGGAAATGTTTTTAAAGTATCTAACAATAAACGTGCAGGAATGGCAACGCTTCCGCTACTGTCACTCTCAACATCTAAAGATGAAGACATTGTGGTTTCTAAATCACTTGCAGAAACGGTTAATTTTGTATGATCTAATTCAAATAAAAAATTATCTAAAATTGGTAAGGTGTTTGAATTATTGATAACGCCACCTAAAACTTGTAATTGTTTTAATAAATATGTACTTGATACTATAAATTTCATGTGTTAGTTTATATTTTTTTTAAAGATCACATGCAACATTTATTTTGTGTTTATAAATACCATAAGGCATTTATTATAAATGTTTCATCTAAAATAGCTTAGTTTTTATTGTAATTATACTACTTACAAATATATTCCAATCCCTCTTTATTTGGAAAGAAACTTATTAACATTTAAGACGCGTATTTTTTCTTTCTTAAGTAATTAAAAAAGAATCCAAAGATACCTAGTAATACCATTGGTAATGCAATGTTTATGAGTTGCCACTTAGTTTTTTCTGATGTTATTTTTTGCTGATTTAAGAATGCTACGGCTATTTCTTTAGACCGAATGTTTATAAGTCCATCATCGTCTAGCAAATAATTAACGGTATTCAACAAAAATTCTTTATTGCCATAGGTTTGTCCTGTCCAACGGTCAAAACCTAATTCTTGCGGTGTATTTCTAATTACATCGTTTTTTATAACATCACCATCAGCAATAACTACCATTTTGGTTGGTACACTTTTATTTTTTTCTTCCGAAAGGGTAAAAGGTTTTATAAGATTATTATAAGCCGAATTAAATTCACCTTCAAGTAAAACGGCTAATGTTTGGTTACCTTTATTAAAACTTGCAGGATCTTGCTCTTTAGTCACTAAATTTAAGTTAATTTCTCTTGGAGTGCCTTCAAGCTTTGTTAAAGGAGCAGATTCTAAAAGGATAGTTTTTTTAACACTGTTTTTAAGTGTGTCAATTTGATTTGCAAAATCAAACCTTACCAAATTTAAATTGTTTACAATTGGATGATTATTACTTGTTGCAGCTAATGGCGAATAAGGCCATCTTAAATTTTGAAATTGAGACTCGCTACCACTTCCCATTGCCAAAGTTATAGGAGCAGAGTATAGGGTGCTTACCATAACCGGATTTATACGAACGCCATATTTAAAGAAAAAATCGGTTAAGTTTAAATCTCTTGAAATAGCAAAATTTCGTCCAGCATCATTATAAAGGCTGTCCTTTTCCATGACTACGGCATCAATTAACCAAAGACTTTTACCACCATTCATAGTGTATTGGTCTAAAACAAACTTTTCATTTTCGGTAAATTGTTCTGTAGGTTTTGCTGAAATAATTAAGTCGAAACCCCTTAAATCTGTTAATGTTTTTTGCGGATTTTTAGACACACTGTCTAATGTAAAAGGTGCAATAAAATAATATTCACCAAGCTTCTTAACAAAGTCTGCAATATACTTGTCATCAAGTTGTTTGTTACCTTTTAAAATAGCAATTTTCCGTTTTTTAGGTTTTATTAATTTGCTGAATCCATCTGCGAAAGCGTATTCTAGATGTTGTACAGAATTACTAACTAAGTCTTGTTGCGAAGCACCTATTTTATTTTTTACTAAAGGAATAATAACCGTTTGCTCATTATAACTAGCTAATGCCCAAGGAAAAATTATAGCTTGCGACGATTTTCCGTTTTCTTGAATGCTTAATTGCATAGGTGTTAACCCCCTTTGTGTTAATTGTTGAATATTTCGTTCTCTAGTTGTATCATCTTCTAGCGGATTAATAAAATTAAAGATGATGTTTTTGTTTTTTGCTGAAAACTCTTCGAGTAATTGTTTAGTTTCTTTTTGAAGACGTCTGAATTCCGAAGGAAAATCATCGCCTTCTAAAAATATATCGACAACAATAGGTGATTCAATGTCTTTAACAACATTTATGGCAGATTCACTTAAAGTATAGCGTTTATCTGAAGTTAAATCGAAACGTTTATATACTTTACTGCTAATAAAATTAATCGCTATTAAAACAATTACCAGTAAGACTATATGTTTTAAATTTTTATTCAAATTTTTGTTTTAATTGATATTGTTTAATTGTATTTACTCTATTGTTGCTAAATGAAAACTCAACACATTCCTGCATTTTATTAAAGGCGCCAGGTTTAATACCTAAATTATAGTTCCATTTTTCGGGAGAATTTGCTTTAATTGAATCGTCCCATCCAAACCATTCACTTTTGCCTAAAAGCATTTCTACTTCGCTTTTTGTTTTTCCAGTAAACAAGCTTTCATCAACAATATTACCAATCATTTCGTAACGTAAAGCAGGTTTTTCTTTCCAAGCTTCAGTATTAAAATATTTTTGATGATGATAACTGCTAAATATATTCAACATAGGATAAAATAAATAAAAATAAACGATAGGAGCTAAAACTAAGCTTATTAAAAATGTTAACCATTTACGTTTATCAATAGTATTTATAAATAACCAAACCAGTATAAAAACAACTACTAAAAAAACAACAAACAAAGGAGTAATAATCATCTATTTTACTTTGCTAATGTTAAGTTTAGTAAGCATTAGGAAAAATACCGTAATGCTTAAAAAATATAATATATCGCGAGTATCTAAAACACCACGACTCATACTTTTAAAATGTACGCTCATACCCAATTGTTCTATAAAATTGCTTGAAGTAAATTCTGCAACACCTTCAAAACCAATATAAAATATAAAACAAATAAAAACCGCTGTAATAAATGCAACTATTTGATTATCTGAAATAGTTGAAGCAAATACTCCAATTGCTGTATAAGCAGCAACTAAAAATAATAAACCAAAATAGGAGCCCAGTGTACTACCCATATCTAGATTACCAATAGGATTTCCTAATTGATAAACGGTATAAACGTATAATAAAGTTGGTAAAAGAGCAATGAGTATTAAAATAAAAGCTCCAAAATATTTTCCTAAAACGATATTAATTAAAGAAATAGGTTTAGTGAGTAGAAGTTCTAAAGTGCCTTGTTTTTTTTCATCAGAAAAACTGCGCATAGTAACTGCAGGAATTAAGAAAATTAAAATCCAGGGCGCTAATAAAAAGAACGACGATAAATCTGCAAAACCGTAATCAATAATATTAAATTCTCCCCTAAACAACCATAAAAACAAACCATTTAAAACTAAAAAAATGGCAATAACCAAGTAGCCAATTGGCGATGCAAAAAATGAGTTTATTTCTTTTTTTAGAATTGCTAGCATTATTTTAATGTTTGTAACTTTTCAACACTCCAAGCTTTTGCAGGTTTACTAAAAAGAGGTTTTGTTTTAGACCAAACAGAATTAAATAATTCAGATTTTCTGTAACCTTCTAACGCTTCTTCAGATTCCCAATAACTATAAGTAAAAAACACAGTTGGATCTTTTACGTCTCTATATAATTCTAAAAACTGGCAACCTTCAAAATTTCTAATGCGTTGTTTTGTGTCTTCAAAATTAGAAAGAAAAATTTCTATATTTTGTTTGTAAAATCCCATTTTAACTATTCTAACTATCATAAAATCATTTACTTTTTATTGGTAATCACTTGCTTTTGTAACATTCTGTATTATTTCCTGCCCTTTTGGAATTACAGGCGATGAAATAAAATGTACACTCACAGCATCCATTAAACCTAAGCCTAATAATGTTGATGCGCTACCCACTGTTTCACTATTACTCTTGTAAACGGCAATTTCTAAAAAATCACCAGAATTAAAAACCACTAATTTTCGACCCTCATCATGTCGTTTGTTTTCAGGGATTTCAAAGTTTACAATATCGCTATATTTTTTATGTATTTTTTTAAACGTATAGTTGCGTGCAGAAATTTCAAAATCACGTCCTCTTTGGATGGTTTCAAAAAAGGCACGTTTAATATTTGTTACCACATTTCCGTAATTGTCAATATAGATGATGCTGCCAATAATTTGCGTTTTATCATCGTTTACATAGGGTACAATGTTTTTTATTGGTTTTATGTTGGTTATGTTTTTACCAATAACTTCAAGAGTTCCACCACGAGCAATATGGCAAGCTACTTTTACAAAAACATCTAATACAGGAAAACTGGTTTGAATTTTATCGTGTATGTTAATTTCAACAATTTTTTCTGGAGCAATTTCAGAACAAATCATACTCATAATTCCATTGTTGGCACAAATAAAATAGTGACCGTCAAGTTTTATAGCAATATGTTTATTTTCAGCATTAATTTCAGAGTCAATACCAATAATGTGGATAGTGCCTTTAGGAAAACTATTATAGGCGTTTTGAATAATATATGCTGCTTCAGGAATGTTAAATGGTGAAACAGAATGTGAGATATCAACAATCTTAACATCGGGTAGCTCACTATAAATGGCGCCTTTAGTTGCGCCAGCAAAGTAATCTTTTTCACCAAAATCGGTGGTTAATGTTATTATGGCCATTTACAAAATTGTTGATATGTTTTTAGCAAAGTGTCACTCAAATTTATGTATTTTTGAGTTTCATACAAACCTACATAATTTTTTCGTTTTCGTTTTTATGATTAAGATGAAATTATAAGTTTATGAAG containing:
- the gldF gene encoding gliding motility-associated ABC transporter permease subunit GldF, coding for MLAILKKEINSFFASPIGYLVIAIFLVLNGLFLWLFRGEFNIIDYGFADLSSFFLLAPWILIFLIPAVTMRSFSDEKKQGTLELLLTKPISLINIVLGKYFGAFILILIALLPTLLYVYTVYQLGNPIGNLDMGSTLGSYFGLLFLVAAYTAIGVFASTISDNQIVAFITAVFICFIFYIGFEGVAEFTSSNFIEQLGMSVHFKSMSRGVLDTRDILYFLSITVFFLMLTKLNISKVK
- a CDS encoding putative quinol monooxygenase yields the protein MIVRIVKMGFYKQNIEIFLSNFEDTKQRIRNFEGCQFLELYRDVKDPTVFFTYSYWESEEALEGYRKSELFNSVWSKTKPLFSKPAKAWSVEKLQTLK
- a CDS encoding S-adenosyl-l-methionine hydroxide adenosyltransferase family protein; amino-acid sequence: MAIITLTTDFGEKDYFAGATKGAIYSELPDVKIVDISHSVSPFNIPEAAYIIQNAYNSFPKGTIHIIGIDSEINAENKHIAIKLDGHYFICANNGIMSMICSEIAPEKIVEINIHDKIQTSFPVLDVFVKVACHIARGGTLEVIGKNITNIKPIKNIVPYVNDDKTQIIGSIIYIDNYGNVVTNIKRAFFETIQRGRDFEISARNYTFKKIHKKYSDIVNFEIPENKRHDEGRKLVVFNSGDFLEIAVYKSNSETVGSASTLLGLGLMDAVSVHFISSPVIPKGQEIIQNVTKASDYQ
- the gldG gene encoding gliding motility-associated ABC transporter substrate-binding protein GldG; translation: MNKNLKHIVLLVIVLIAINFISSKVYKRFDLTSDKRYTLSESAINVVKDIESPIVVDIFLEGDDFPSEFRRLQKETKQLLEEFSAKNKNIIFNFINPLEDDTTRERNIQQLTQRGLTPMQLSIQENGKSSQAIIFPWALASYNEQTVIIPLVKNKIGASQQDLVSNSVQHLEYAFADGFSKLIKPKKRKIAILKGNKQLDDKYIADFVKKLGEYYFIAPFTLDSVSKNPQKTLTDLRGFDLIISAKPTEQFTENEKFVLDQYTMNGGKSLWLIDAVVMEKDSLYNDAGRNFAISRDLNLTDFFFKYGVRINPVMVSTLYSAPITLAMGSGSESQFQNLRWPYSPLAATSNNHPIVNNLNLVRFDFANQIDTLKNSVKKTILLESAPLTKLEGTPREINLNLVTKEQDPASFNKGNQTLAVLLEGEFNSAYNNLIKPFTLSEEKNKSVPTKMVVIADGDVIKNDVIRNTPQELGFDRWTGQTYGNKEFLLNTVNYLLDDDGLINIRSKEIAVAFLNQQKITSEKTKWQLINIALPMVLLGIFGFFFNYLRKKKYAS